The Methanoculleus thermophilus genome includes a window with the following:
- a CDS encoding lipopolysaccharide biosynthesis protein, producing the protein MGFMPSFLSNLFKLTSGTMIAQAFTILLIPVVTRIYPPEFFGVNQLFLSIAAVLLVVSSLSYNFAIMVTEKDDDSMNLLVLSTICALGFAVASGVVFVGYSDWFGSLFNMPLIAGYFIWLPFYLLFSSLILILNEWLSRKVRYGVVARGIVVNSVAARIFQIGGGLIYASPLGLILGSVMGAGLANLLLLRGLKEDIALLKKVTTKRIKELAHEYRYFSFYGTLGALANSMSWELPAFMLAYFFNPTIVGYYSLAMMAVRMPMTIVGTSITQVFFQKASEERIQTGSVQNVVHEVYTRLISIGIFPFVVLAILAEDLFTFIFGANWLSAGTYAAILAPWFFAVFIFAPISSLFSVLNRQKAYFFFEIMTLCAWSLLFIFGSNIHDPILVLILFSVGGLLIWGLKSVYLIMVSGAGYRSSISSLARHLALSITISIPLIIATYLEAPFILLLTVAGITAVAYYLLMFFTDTLIRQEVMGMIRGSISPDRMKWMERLGLLW; encoded by the coding sequence ATGGGTTTCATGCCGAGTTTCCTCAGTAATCTCTTCAAACTGACGTCGGGCACCATGATCGCCCAGGCCTTTACTATACTCCTCATACCCGTGGTTACACGTATATATCCCCCGGAGTTCTTTGGGGTCAATCAACTCTTCCTTTCTATAGCAGCGGTGCTTCTGGTCGTCTCTTCCCTCTCTTACAACTTTGCAATAATGGTGACGGAAAAGGATGATGACTCCATGAACCTCCTCGTGCTCAGTACTATCTGTGCACTGGGTTTTGCGGTTGCATCCGGTGTAGTATTCGTTGGATATAGCGACTGGTTCGGGAGCCTCTTCAACATGCCCCTGATCGCCGGTTACTTTATCTGGCTGCCGTTTTACCTCCTCTTTAGCAGTCTTATCTTAATCCTGAATGAGTGGCTCTCCCGAAAGGTAAGGTATGGTGTTGTTGCCAGGGGCATCGTGGTGAACTCTGTTGCGGCACGGATATTCCAGATCGGAGGCGGGTTAATCTATGCCTCTCCTCTGGGTCTCATTCTCGGTTCGGTGATGGGGGCAGGCCTTGCCAACCTCTTGCTCCTCCGGGGATTAAAGGAGGATATTGCCCTCTTAAAGAAGGTTACAACAAAACGGATAAAGGAACTTGCCCATGAGTACAGGTATTTTTCGTTCTATGGTACTCTCGGAGCCCTTGCAAACAGCATGTCCTGGGAGTTGCCGGCATTCATGCTCGCTTATTTCTTTAATCCGACGATTGTTGGGTATTATTCTCTTGCCATGATGGCAGTGCGGATGCCCATGACAATAGTGGGAACGTCTATCACACAGGTGTTCTTTCAGAAAGCGAGTGAAGAGAGGATCCAGACTGGAAGCGTCCAGAACGTTGTGCATGAGGTTTATACACGGCTCATATCCATTGGGATCTTCCCGTTCGTCGTTTTAGCCATCCTTGCCGAAGATCTCTTTACATTTATCTTCGGTGCAAACTGGCTTTCTGCAGGCACTTATGCGGCGATCCTCGCTCCGTGGTTCTTTGCTGTATTTATATTCGCCCCCATCTCATCCCTCTTTAGTGTCCTCAACAGGCAAAAGGCGTATTTCTTCTTTGAGATCATGACCCTATGTGCATGGTCGCTCCTCTTTATCTTTGGTAGCAATATCCATGACCCCATTCTTGTGCTTATACTCTTCTCTGTCGGTGGCCTGCTCATATGGGGGTTAAAAAGTGTATACCTCATAATGGTGTCCGGCGCCGGGTATCGGAGCAGTATTAGCAGCCTGGCCCGGCACCTGGCACTCAGCATAACTATATCCATACCTCTTATCATCGCGACATACTTAGAGGCCCCATTCATCCTCCTGCTTACGGTTGCAGGGATAACTGCGGTTGCCTACTACCTCTTAATGTTCTTCACGGATACCCTGATTCGCCAAGAGGTCATGGGGATGATCCGGGGCTCTATCTCCCCGGATCGCATGAAATGGATGGAGCGGTTGGGCCTGCTTTGGTAA
- a CDS encoding GNAT family N-acetyltransferase: MNGKIEVRRLDDGELSAWDALVADSVQGTVFHTSDWLLRTAASLNQNPIILGCYEDEELIGGCSLLQPKQYKWLKVTSSIAMLTPYGGVVVGSIESTKRRELELQNNKVIAAIQEYLTQQRFDYVNLINSPGLQDIRPFTQNGWNSKVYYTYILPINENLFDKISKNARRSIRKAQKLGIDVMQHFDPELYWELTTDTFRKHKSPPPFSKEHLVSMLNMIRDKNIGEMWIAKTSSEEIAAAEIILKDTKNIYRWSAASLKEHLGSGAVSLLLWEIFNDIRDRDYTSINLMAGNTAHLSTFIASYNPDLVPYYGVELQRIKYRILKGLKSILS, encoded by the coding sequence ATGAACGGGAAAATAGAAGTGAGAAGGCTGGACGACGGTGAATTATCTGCGTGGGACGCGTTAGTCGCCGATTCAGTTCAGGGAACCGTTTTCCATACGAGTGACTGGTTACTCAGGACTGCTGCATCTCTGAATCAGAATCCAATTATACTCGGCTGCTATGAAGACGAAGAACTGATCGGGGGCTGTTCCCTTCTCCAGCCAAAGCAGTATAAATGGCTTAAAGTAACTTCTTCAATAGCAATGCTAACACCCTATGGCGGCGTGGTGGTTGGCAGTATAGAAAGTACAAAGCGAAGAGAGCTGGAATTGCAGAACAATAAAGTCATCGCAGCCATTCAGGAATATCTCACTCAGCAGAGATTTGACTACGTAAACCTGATAAATTCTCCCGGATTGCAAGATATTCGGCCATTCACCCAAAATGGGTGGAATTCAAAAGTGTATTACACATATATACTTCCTATCAACGAGAATCTCTTCGACAAGATATCAAAGAATGCACGGAGAAGTATTCGTAAAGCCCAAAAACTTGGCATAGATGTAATGCAGCATTTCGATCCCGAGTTGTATTGGGAATTAACCACTGATACCTTCAGAAAGCATAAATCTCCCCCTCCTTTCTCTAAAGAGCATCTTGTGAGCATGCTGAACATGATCAGGGATAAGAACATAGGTGAGATGTGGATCGCCAAGACCTCTTCAGAGGAAATTGCCGCCGCAGAAATAATACTTAAAGATACAAAGAATATTTATCGTTGGTCTGCTGCATCTTTGAAAGAACATCTGGGTTCGGGGGCCGTTTCGCTTCTGCTCTGGGAAATTTTCAACGACATCAGAGATCGCGATTATACATCGATCAATCTGATGGCAGGAAACACCGCGCACCTGAGTACTTTCATAGCAAGTTACAATCCCGATCTCGTCCCATACTATGGCGTAGAACTGCAGAGAATAAAGTATAGGATATTAAAGGGATTAAAATCGATACTCTCATGA
- a CDS encoding glycosyltransferase family 4 protein encodes MKIAFLDVYNPIPINSGGDWYRFHLLNDMGQRHEVTEYFMYEEDGKTGFLPPRIPFSTRHIPSILPWGKFTKTLEIYKPEYLVHREVFKDIPADIVFTTIYSYHFGRMISKNRKVPLVLVMHNIEWQYLKGNKSLLYIPMKIYEHYAMAHADAIIALSPRDCEYVRSNFPKQKVFYIPLGVDTTKYQSNGSKYDFGGDKFNLLFYGALDREQNVEGLRFIISSLIPALKQSGLMPKIRMNIFGSGKPPKEIDLKGNPDINYLGYVDNVEKYIRGADAILVPLKNSGGVKVRILESLACGKPVIASPEAKAGLPEDISMCVHTASSTSEFVHKINQILTNECPVEVDLDFSKGYLSETSTSDIIDYFEEIKRSSHNSSNHNGTV; translated from the coding sequence ATGAAAATTGCATTTCTCGATGTCTATAATCCAATTCCAATTAACAGTGGCGGAGACTGGTACCGATTCCACCTTCTGAATGATATGGGGCAAAGGCATGAAGTAACGGAATATTTCATGTACGAAGAAGATGGGAAAACGGGTTTTCTCCCCCCACGTATACCATTCAGTACTAGGCACATCCCTTCTATTCTACCCTGGGGAAAATTTACGAAAACTCTAGAGATTTACAAACCGGAATACCTGGTTCATCGGGAAGTCTTTAAGGATATCCCTGCCGACATCGTTTTCACCACTATTTACAGTTATCACTTTGGAAGAATGATTTCGAAGAATCGAAAGGTTCCTCTAGTGCTGGTGATGCATAATATCGAGTGGCAATACCTGAAGGGAAACAAATCTCTCCTATATATCCCTATGAAAATATACGAGCACTATGCGATGGCACACGCAGATGCAATCATCGCTCTTTCGCCAAGGGACTGTGAGTATGTCAGGAGTAATTTCCCTAAGCAAAAGGTATTCTACATCCCACTTGGAGTGGATACTACAAAGTATCAAAGCAACGGATCTAAATATGATTTCGGTGGCGATAAATTCAATCTTCTTTTCTATGGGGCTCTGGATAGGGAACAGAATGTTGAAGGTTTAAGATTTATTATATCTTCATTGATACCGGCGTTGAAACAATCTGGATTGATGCCAAAAATTCGAATGAACATTTTCGGATCGGGAAAACCACCAAAAGAGATCGATCTTAAGGGAAACCCCGATATAAACTATTTAGGTTATGTGGATAATGTGGAGAAATATATCCGGGGTGCGGATGCGATCCTTGTACCATTAAAGAATTCTGGTGGTGTAAAAGTCCGAATACTCGAATCTCTTGCGTGTGGTAAGCCGGTTATCGCTTCTCCAGAGGCAAAAGCCGGATTGCCTGAGGATATTAGTATGTGTGTTCATACAGCCTCCTCAACAAGCGAGTTCGTTCATAAAATCAATCAAATACTGACAAATGAATGCCCTGTGGAGGTAGACCTCGATTTCTCCAAAGGATACTTATCAGAGACCTCTACATCAGATATTATTGATTATTTCGAGGAGATTAAGAGGTCATCCCATAACTCTTCTAATCATAATGGCACAGTCTAA
- a CDS encoding GNAT family N-acetyltransferase — protein MGYSIQELSEETAEAWDEFNNQCPEGTFFHSIKWKKILENVLHIDPKYWIISSGQKIVGIVPSKKCTLTYLKGLDTLPHSEFNSILLDNNFDPRDLHEVLTQFASKYSFFFLNTNRQEFLDYIGYDHYPYEIVGNMVLNLQQKPPETIWENFSAKKGQRKFIRRFDEKGFKIHETHEPEDMKIFHRYYAENLIRINADVLPLTFFQKLPEVFSSDEMRVTLLSKGDTYAGGLLTFMHPASKTAYFQYLSLNRNLPNTYHPTYYLFWEGLNWAWDNGYEKISFGRQKLDPKNPRFQIKADFGAEYKPIYSQIVLFTKTTSLLYRIRKLRVRRNSMPLDTGTPVRQLEASVLDKRCIEHPRHIGRRPGP, from the coding sequence ATGGGCTATTCGATACAGGAACTGTCAGAAGAAACTGCAGAGGCCTGGGACGAGTTTAACAACCAATGTCCAGAGGGGACATTTTTCCACAGCATAAAATGGAAAAAAATACTGGAAAATGTACTCCATATCGATCCAAAATACTGGATCATTTCAAGTGGGCAGAAGATAGTCGGCATCGTACCTTCAAAAAAATGCACATTAACGTACCTAAAGGGGCTAGACACCCTCCCTCATTCGGAGTTCAACAGTATCTTACTGGATAATAATTTCGATCCCCGTGATCTGCACGAGGTACTTACCCAGTTCGCATCAAAGTATTCCTTTTTTTTCCTGAATACGAACAGACAGGAATTTCTGGACTATATAGGATACGACCATTATCCCTATGAGATTGTGGGGAATATGGTATTGAACTTGCAACAGAAACCGCCAGAGACCATCTGGGAAAACTTCTCAGCCAAAAAAGGACAGAGAAAATTCATTCGCAGATTCGATGAAAAGGGATTTAAAATCCATGAAACTCATGAACCGGAGGATATGAAGATATTTCATCGATACTACGCCGAAAACTTGATACGCATAAATGCAGACGTTTTGCCGCTCACTTTCTTTCAAAAACTTCCAGAAGTGTTCTCATCCGACGAGATGCGCGTGACATTACTATCAAAAGGGGATACTTACGCCGGGGGGTTACTTACCTTCATGCATCCAGCCAGCAAGACTGCATATTTTCAGTATCTATCATTGAATAGAAACCTGCCTAATACATATCACCCCACCTATTATCTCTTCTGGGAAGGACTTAACTGGGCATGGGACAACGGATATGAGAAGATCTCTTTTGGCCGGCAAAAATTGGATCCTAAAAATCCCCGTTTCCAGATAAAGGCAGATTTTGGAGCGGAGTATAAACCAATATATTCACAAATTGTTCTATTCACTAAAACAACCTCATTACTCTACCGGATAAGAAAACTGCGCGTCAGAAGAAACAGTATGCCCCTAGATACAGGAACACCGGTAAGACAATTAGAAGCCAGCGTGCTCGATAAAAGATGCATTGAACACCCCAGGCATATTGGCCGCCGACCCGGACCATAG
- a CDS encoding class I SAM-dependent methyltransferase, whose translation MASILPSIPQQMKEVFVRIERKFLSTIDLGRLDSLHPISTSFGNDRGQPIDRYYIEDFLSQHKNDIYGRVLEIGDNTYTRNFGGNKVEQSDILHVKGTPSATIVADITRADNIPSNTFDCIILTQTLQFIYDLPSAISHLHRILKPGGVLLATMPGISQISRYDMDRWGEFWRFTTQSAQQLFEKEFTEKNVQVRAYGNVLIATALLHGLAVEELKPEYFRYQDPDYQVLITVRAVKSQAGN comes from the coding sequence ATGGCATCTATTCTCCCATCCATACCACAGCAAATGAAGGAGGTTTTCGTGAGAATAGAGAGGAAGTTCCTCAGCACGATCGATCTAGGGAGATTGGATAGTCTTCACCCCATCAGCACCTCCTTTGGCAACGACCGAGGGCAGCCAATTGATCGATATTATATTGAAGACTTTCTTTCGCAGCACAAAAATGATATTTACGGCCGAGTATTGGAAATCGGAGATAATACATATACAAGAAATTTCGGCGGCAATAAGGTCGAGCAGTCCGATATCCTTCACGTCAAAGGGACTCCATCTGCCACGATAGTGGCTGACATTACACGGGCGGATAATATTCCCTCCAACACCTTTGACTGCATTATCCTGACCCAGACCCTTCAATTCATCTATGATCTCCCCTCAGCAATAAGCCATCTTCATCGCATCCTGAAGCCGGGTGGTGTGCTCCTGGCAACGATGCCCGGGATAAGCCAGATCTCTCGCTACGATATGGACAGATGGGGCGAATTCTGGCGTTTTACTACCCAGTCGGCGCAACAGCTCTTCGAGAAAGAATTCACAGAAAAAAACGTTCAGGTAAGAGCATATGGGAATGTTCTTATCGCGACTGCCCTGTTACATGGCCTTGCTGTTGAAGAACTCAAACCCGAGTATTTCAGGTACCAGGACCCTGATTACCAGGTCCTTATCACCGTGCGTGCGGTAAAGTCCCAGGCAGGGAACTAA
- a CDS encoding N-acetyl sugar amidotransferase, protein MPSYQVCTRCVMDVTAKDIVFDEEGRCNYCTAFLREMEDFKARTADSQSHCDELISRIKAAGKGKEYDCIVGVSGGVDSSYALYLAVTHGLHPLAVHLDNGWNSDEASQNIANMIDKLGVDLHTHVIDWEENRDLQRSFFKASVVDIELLMDNAMTALNYQQAAKYGVKYILLGTNIATEGMSMPPGWNHYKYDAYNIRQIHKRFGSVPIKTHPLFSTMDYLRYRLIHKIKAVSFLDYFPYNKSEALELLRKKFGYKPYPYKHYESVFTRFYQGYILPRKFGYDKRRLHLSNLIVSGQMTRDEALQLLEGSPYPDPELEEQDRIFVMKKLGFSEDSFNQYMNAPEVPHQAYGSEEWLWNLLGSVARTVRRSRSSTQNHAVIPIL, encoded by the coding sequence ATGCCCAGTTATCAAGTGTGTACCCGTTGCGTAATGGATGTCACAGCAAAGGATATAGTATTCGATGAGGAGGGCAGATGCAACTATTGTACAGCGTTTCTGAGAGAGATGGAGGATTTCAAGGCGAGAACTGCAGACTCCCAGTCTCATTGCGATGAACTCATCTCCAGGATTAAGGCCGCCGGGAAGGGTAAGGAATACGATTGCATTGTGGGAGTATCTGGCGGTGTGGACAGTTCATATGCACTGTACCTCGCAGTAACGCATGGGCTGCACCCATTAGCGGTACACCTTGATAACGGCTGGAACTCAGATGAAGCTTCCCAGAATATCGCAAATATGATCGATAAGTTAGGTGTAGATCTCCACACGCATGTGATTGATTGGGAAGAAAACCGAGATTTACAACGATCTTTTTTCAAGGCGAGCGTCGTCGATATCGAGCTGCTGATGGATAATGCCATGACGGCCCTGAATTATCAGCAAGCGGCAAAATATGGAGTCAAATATATTCTGCTCGGAACTAACATAGCAACAGAAGGCATGAGTATGCCTCCGGGTTGGAATCACTATAAATATGACGCCTACAATATCCGGCAGATCCACAAGCGTTTTGGCAGTGTTCCAATAAAAACACACCCTCTCTTTTCGACCATGGATTATTTGCGGTATAGGCTCATACATAAGATCAAAGCAGTCTCGTTCCTCGATTATTTCCCATATAATAAGTCTGAAGCACTGGAGTTGTTACGCAAAAAGTTCGGATATAAGCCCTACCCATATAAACACTATGAATCGGTATTCACCAGATTTTATCAGGGGTATATCCTTCCGCGCAAGTTTGGATACGATAAACGGCGGCTACACCTTTCCAACCTCATTGTAAGTGGACAAATGACGCGCGATGAGGCACTGCAATTGCTAGAAGGTTCCCCTTATCCGGATCCTGAACTGGAGGAACAGGATCGCATTTTCGTGATGAAGAAACTCGGGTTTTCTGAAGATAGTTTCAATCAATACATGAATGCTCCTGAAGTTCCCCATCAGGCGTATGGGTCAGAGGAATGGTTATGGAACCTCTTGGGTTCGGTGGCAAGAACCGTCCGGAGAAGTCGATCCAGTACTCAAAATCATGCGGTCATCCCCATTCTATGA
- a CDS encoding glycosyltransferase family 4 protein, which produces MCTSIILYSTSLISFWNLEPYRQKIRIAHEHFLNLETFTVTTPLAARPPLIGYIGRLSWEKGVQHLARALPAILNDRQDLRVLIGGDGALKETIAAFLQEEGLTIRVDLPGWISHDDLPKYFNQLRLLVLPSYTEGLPNIVLEAMACGTPVLAAKVGAIPDIITDGKTGFIMENNSPECIAENVIRALNTPNLEEISENGRKFVEENFTFESAVARWNGVLKV; this is translated from the coding sequence TTGTGCACCAGTATCATACTGTACTCTACAAGCCTTATTTCATTCTGGAATCTTGAACCCTACCGTCAGAAGATTCGCATCGCCCACGAGCACTTCCTTAATCTCGAGACCTTCACCGTCACCACCCCTCTGGCCGCCCGCCCGCCTCTCATTGGTTACATTGGTCGGTTGAGCTGGGAGAAAGGTGTCCAGCACTTGGCCCGGGCCCTCCCTGCCATCCTCAATGACCGGCAGGATCTCCGTGTGCTCATCGGCGGGGATGGGGCGCTGAAAGAGACGATCGCCGCCTTCCTGCAGGAAGAGGGGCTTACCATCCGCGTCGACCTCCCGGGCTGGATCTCCCACGATGACCTTCCAAAATACTTCAACCAACTCCGGCTCCTTGTCCTTCCTTCTTACACCGAAGGGCTCCCGAACATCGTACTCGAGGCCATGGCCTGCGGGACCCCGGTGCTCGCAGCGAAGGTCGGGGCAATACCGGATATCATAACCGATGGCAAGACTGGATTTATCATGGAGAACAACTCGCCGGAGTGCATCGCGGAGAATGTCATCCGGGCGCTGAACACCCCCAATTTGGAAGAGATCTCAGAAAACGGGCGGAAGTTTGTAGAGGAGAATTTTACGTTTGAGTCGGCAGTTGCCCGGTGGAACGGGGTGCTTAAGGTCTAA
- a CDS encoding CapA family protein gives MTSVRLRAVGDVLLWTRNGKEPFALIQHELRQKDLLFGNLETALSETGTESKKRWINTNPPEAGDYLRDAGFDIVSVANNHTLDMGREGFEKTLEGLETRGIAYIGGARGDDPPAGQVIERNGIRLGFLAYTSGRFRSPSGVTVAKLRKKAIINDIKTLKDQCDHVILSLHWGIENTYYPSPNQVRLAHALIDSGATLILGHHSHTIQGLERYNDGLIAYSLGNFQFDTEIFKEKINSTMILSVDFDRHGIRDYTTIPCIINSDFQPEVAKGSTREQVQRWIAKCSERVQKGEVSRRWWFEEIGEDYLVYNLESYRYRIRRHGLAPLIECGVWLVTPFCLNCYAGMIRKRLKQRSIRGYA, from the coding sequence ATGACATCTGTGCGGCTTCGAGCTGTAGGGGATGTTCTGCTCTGGACGAGGAACGGGAAAGAGCCGTTTGCCCTGATTCAGCACGAACTCCGGCAGAAGGATCTGCTCTTTGGGAACCTGGAGACCGCCCTCTCCGAGACCGGAACCGAGAGCAAGAAGCGCTGGATCAATACAAACCCGCCAGAAGCAGGCGACTACCTCAGAGATGCCGGATTTGACATCGTCAGCGTGGCGAATAACCACACGCTCGATATGGGCCGGGAAGGGTTCGAGAAGACCCTCGAGGGTCTGGAAACCCGAGGAATCGCCTATATCGGTGGAGCAAGGGGTGACGATCCCCCTGCAGGGCAGGTTATCGAGCGGAACGGGATCCGGCTGGGGTTCCTGGCCTACACGAGCGGACGATTCCGGTCGCCATCAGGAGTCACGGTAGCAAAACTGCGGAAAAAAGCCATAATCAACGACATCAAGACGCTGAAGGACCAGTGCGACCATGTTATTCTCTCCCTGCACTGGGGAATCGAGAATACGTACTATCCCTCCCCCAACCAGGTCCGGCTTGCCCATGCCCTCATCGACAGCGGGGCGACCCTGATCCTTGGGCACCATTCGCATACCATCCAGGGGTTGGAACGGTATAATGACGGATTGATCGCCTATTCCCTTGGAAACTTCCAGTTTGATACCGAGATCTTCAAGGAGAAGATTAACAGCACCATGATCCTCTCTGTAGACTTTGACCGGCATGGCATCCGGGATTACACGACCATCCCCTGCATCATCAATAGCGACTTCCAGCCTGAGGTTGCGAAGGGATCAACCCGGGAACAGGTGCAGCGCTGGATTGCAAAATGTTCTGAACGAGTGCAGAAAGGGGAAGTCAGCCGGCGGTGGTGGTTTGAAGAGATCGGTGAGGACTACCTGGTATATAATCTGGAGAGTTATCGCTACCGCATCCGACGGCACGGGCTCGCACCTCTGATCGAGTGTGGAGTCTGGTTGGTGACACCGTTCTGCCTCAACTGCTATGCGGGTATGATCAGGAAACGGCTGAAACAACGGAGCATAAGAGGATACGCATGA
- a CDS encoding glycosyltransferase family 2 protein produces MAEHPQFAVIAPAYNEALVIGSIVLQAKKHTDRVIVVDDGSIDQTAEIARLAGADVIRLPENAGKAKAMMAGFSRARELGYDAVVVIDGDGQHDPDEIPAVVAPVIAGEADLVIGSRFLNTRAEIPAYRRAGQLVLNRFTNLSVDGGGFTTTDSQSGFRALSRRALENLTFASEGYNIETDMIVQFASRNLRMTEVPISVTYDVPHKHKKNPLSHGFGVLTRIAGLIGYKQPLLFFGVPGGVIAFFGIALELYTFSEFYRINQFHYIVFTLGITALILGLLLVSSGLILNFLVSMIERRAGET; encoded by the coding sequence GTGGCAGAACACCCGCAGTTCGCGGTTATCGCTCCTGCATACAACGAGGCCCTCGTCATCGGTTCCATCGTTCTTCAAGCGAAGAAGCACACCGACCGGGTGATCGTCGTCGACGACGGCTCGATCGATCAAACCGCCGAGATCGCCCGACTCGCCGGTGCCGATGTCATCAGACTGCCGGAAAACGCCGGTAAGGCAAAGGCGATGATGGCCGGATTTTCACGGGCACGTGAGCTCGGCTACGACGCCGTCGTGGTGATCGACGGCGACGGCCAGCACGATCCCGACGAGATCCCGGCTGTCGTGGCGCCGGTGATTGCCGGCGAGGCCGATCTGGTCATCGGCTCCCGGTTCCTGAACACCCGGGCTGAGATCCCTGCTTACCGGCGGGCCGGGCAGTTGGTGCTCAACAGGTTCACGAACCTCTCGGTTGACGGCGGCGGCTTCACGACGACGGATTCACAGTCGGGTTTTCGGGCCCTCTCCCGCCGGGCCCTTGAGAACCTCACCTTCGCATCGGAGGGCTACAACATCGAAACCGATATGATCGTCCAATTTGCCTCCCGCAACCTCCGGATGACCGAGGTCCCGATCTCCGTTACCTACGACGTTCCCCACAAGCACAAGAAGAATCCGCTTTCCCACGGCTTCGGGGTGCTTACCCGGATCGCGGGGCTGATCGGATATAAGCAACCGCTCCTCTTCTTTGGAGTACCGGGAGGAGTTATCGCGTTCTTCGGGATCGCTCTTGAGCTCTACACTTTCTCCGAGTTCTATCGGATCAATCAGTTCCATTACATTGTATTCACTTTGGGGATAACCGCACTCATTCTTGGGCTCCTGCTGGTCTCATCCGGGCTGATCCTCAATTTCTTAGTATCGATGATTGAACGGCGGGCGGGTGAAACGTAG
- a CDS encoding polysaccharide deacetylase family protein has translation MQRIDLFRQDNEIWELFTRKEEYDGCSRDCYDRFPYYRSRHRDIFVPRASEMLMENGYYCEYPDDQPFAICLTHDIDTVYRPLHSKVYEIVCALKHRDFAQAGCIVPQLCSKKRPEWNFSEIVDLEESYGACSSFYFLALEKGDEDYTYAIEDLEREMCMLQDRGWEIGLHGGGEAYRDSERLQREKRHLEKVLNRTVYGYRNHFLKFRVPDTWELLERAGFRYDTTLGYPDCVGFRNGMCHPFHPFNLNTNRRMEILEIPLTIMDQTLFSYMRLNMEQAWTLTKGLLETVEKHNGVITILWHNTYMTGAPLRFYSKILKYGRERGAWMTNCKEIETWWQKGGMRSPHEIQRHRSPPPFAYLSPDDISASLPVSPIIEGDLTVLSKQRVCEREHTPTIFTRLLQNKGSAAKGQKR, from the coding sequence TTGCAGAGAATAGACCTGTTCAGGCAGGATAATGAGATCTGGGAGTTATTTACCAGAAAGGAAGAGTACGATGGGTGCAGTCGTGATTGCTATGACCGGTTCCCATACTACAGGAGCCGCCATCGGGACATATTTGTGCCTCGGGCATCAGAAATGCTGATGGAAAATGGCTATTACTGCGAATATCCAGATGACCAACCTTTTGCAATCTGCCTGACTCACGATATAGACACGGTGTACAGGCCCCTCCATTCCAAGGTGTACGAGATCGTATGTGCGCTGAAACACAGGGACTTTGCTCAGGCCGGCTGCATCGTTCCACAACTATGCTCGAAGAAGCGTCCGGAGTGGAATTTCAGCGAGATCGTCGATCTCGAAGAGTCCTATGGGGCATGCTCCAGTTTCTATTTCCTGGCCCTTGAAAAGGGAGATGAGGACTACACATACGCGATCGAGGATCTGGAGCGGGAGATGTGTATGCTCCAAGATAGGGGGTGGGAGATCGGCCTGCATGGAGGGGGCGAGGCTTACCGCGACTCTGAACGACTACAGAGGGAGAAGCGGCACCTGGAAAAAGTCCTGAATCGGACAGTATACGGATATCGAAATCATTTTCTCAAGTTCAGGGTCCCGGACACCTGGGAACTGCTAGAGCGAGCGGGGTTTCGCTATGATACCACCCTCGGCTATCCGGACTGCGTTGGGTTTCGGAACGGGATGTGCCACCCGTTCCATCCGTTCAACTTAAACACCAACCGGAGGATGGAGATTCTAGAAATCCCGCTCACAATAATGGATCAGACATTGTTCTCCTACATGCGATTAAACATGGAGCAGGCTTGGACCCTGACAAAAGGCCTTCTTGAGACAGTCGAAAAGCATAACGGTGTAATCACCATCCTCTGGCATAACACGTACATGACCGGTGCGCCGCTTCGATTCTACAGCAAGATCCTGAAGTATGGTCGTGAGAGAGGTGCTTGGATGACAAACTGCAAAGAAATTGAAACCTGGTGGCAGAAGGGCGGCATGAGATCGCCTCACGAAATTCAACGACACCGATCTCCGCCACCCTTTGCGTACCTTTCACCCGATGACATTTCAGCCAGTTTACCAGTCAGCCCCATCATCGAGGGAGACCTGACGGTTCTGTCCAAACAACGCGTTTGTGAGAGAGAACACACCCCAACCATTTTCACGAGATTGTTGCAAAACAAGGGATCTGCAGCAAAAGGGCAGAAAAGGTAG